In Campylobacter sp. VBCF_01 NA2, one DNA window encodes the following:
- a CDS encoding ammonia-forming cytochrome c nitrite reductase subunit c552: protein MKKLFATVFVIAALAGAGVLALFADINSKKNEDREYPLMLTKNDDTVPNIQEWGKNFPSHLDMTLKMKDINFETDWAGSLPYSKLRRFPAASVFWKGYAFAVDYNRPRLHYYSQIDQMETKRNNKEYLNSHGLPKFNGQPGYCMNCHSGHIMAIMSDPDYKELHDPATRPESFNQPMGYFDNDKENGVFKKEAWTKMNSIPYFDVVKMITKKHGEDPHGGAQLGSACADCHHPDDMSLRVTRPGFVNAMVERGYEADPKSGIKGTRVEMRNYVCMQCHVEYYPGMNSTLVFPWAKWKKDEPFKIENFDEYYDEKAANGQFKFDYKHKLTDAPIVKMQHPEAELYSTSIHARSGVTCVDCHMPYKREGAKKITNHTIQTPYADITGACKTCHMQSEQELKDRISFIQNRYAFELRKCENNLMAFIQDVVTAREELAKHEQFSGLDADAQKAAISEALKDVLAYHRKAHIRWDFGFSENSYGFHAPQEASRIVGQCQTVAREGQAALVNALVPYGITIALRQNADEIPEPEVITSHNYPTAIDPSDKLKKLDEDIKNMNFK, encoded by the coding sequence TACTAAGAACGACGATACTGTTCCAAATATCCAAGAGTGGGGTAAAAATTTCCCAAGCCATCTTGATATGACTTTGAAAATGAAAGACATAAATTTCGAGACTGATTGGGCTGGTTCATTACCATACTCAAAACTTCGCCGCTTCCCAGCTGCTAGCGTATTTTGGAAGGGCTATGCGTTTGCGGTAGATTACAATCGCCCAAGACTTCACTACTATTCACAAATAGATCAAATGGAGACAAAACGCAACAACAAAGAGTATCTAAATTCTCACGGATTGCCTAAATTTAACGGCCAACCAGGATATTGTATGAACTGCCACAGCGGTCATATCATGGCTATAATGAGCGATCCTGATTACAAAGAATTACACGATCCAGCTACTCGCCCAGAGTCATTTAACCAACCAATGGGTTATTTCGACAATGACAAAGAAAATGGCGTATTCAAAAAAGAAGCATGGACAAAAATGAACTCTATCCCATACTTCGATGTTGTTAAAATGATCACTAAAAAACACGGCGAAGATCCTCACGGCGGCGCTCAACTAGGTTCAGCCTGTGCTGATTGCCACCACCCAGATGATATGAGTTTGCGCGTAACTCGCCCAGGATTTGTAAATGCGATGGTTGAGCGCGGTTATGAAGCAGATCCTAAATCAGGTATCAAAGGCACAAGAGTAGAGATGAGAAACTATGTTTGTATGCAATGCCATGTCGAATACTATCCAGGCATGAACTCTACACTAGTTTTCCCATGGGCTAAATGGAAAAAAGACGAGCCTTTCAAAATCGAGAATTTCGATGAATACTACGATGAGAAAGCTGCAAATGGTCAATTCAAATTCGACTACAAACACAAACTAACTGACGCTCCAATCGTAAAAATGCAACACCCAGAAGCAGAGCTATACTCTACAAGCATCCACGCTAGAAGCGGTGTAACATGCGTAGATTGCCACATGCCATACAAACGCGAAGGTGCTAAGAAAATCACAAATCACACAATCCAAACACCTTATGCTGACATTACTGGCGCATGCAAAACTTGCCACATGCAAAGCGAGCAAGAGCTAAAAGATAGAATTTCATTTATCCAAAATCGCTATGCGTTCGAGCTTAGAAAATGCGAAAACAACCTAATGGCATTTATCCAAGATGTTGTTACAGCACGCGAAGAGCTAGCTAAACACGAGCAATTCTCAGGCCTTGATGCTGACGCTCAAAAAGCAGCTATCAGCGAGGCACTAAAAGATGTTCTAGCTTACCACAGAAAAGCTCACATCCGCTGGGACTTCGGATTTAGCGAGAACAGCTACGGATTCCACGCTCCACAAGAAGCAAGCAGAATCGTAGGTCAATGCCAAACTGTCGCAAGAGAGGGTCAAGCAGCACTTGTTAATGCCCTAGTTCCATACGGTATCACAATCGCTCTACGCCAAAACGCAGACGAGATCCCTGAGCCAGAGGTTATCACATCTCACAACTACCCAACAGCGATTGATCCTTCTGATAAACTCAAAAAACTTGACGAGGATATCAAAAATATGAATTTCAAATAA